In Micromonospora sp. LH3U1, one genomic interval encodes:
- a CDS encoding GDSL-type esterase/lipase family protein has translation MPRRWVAALACLAALVALACEGGTSATPRPTASTPPSSGPGGIAALGDSISTGFASCLVLTSCERNSWSTGDGLRVQSHYRRLLDQNSAIRDRTYNHARPGARADALEGQAQAAVRDRADYVTVLIGANDVCRGGVDAMTPVAQFRADVDRGLRVLRTGRPKARVLVVSIPDLYRLWEIGHDDPRAARAWRRGICPALLAEATSTAPVDRARRAAVRDRIDAYNAQLVAACRAYGSRCRHDGGAAHKIRFTLDLLNPLDWFHPNATGQGRLAEVTWRASGMAN, from the coding sequence ATGCCTCGACGCTGGGTCGCCGCCCTGGCCTGTCTCGCGGCGCTCGTCGCGCTGGCCTGCGAGGGCGGCACCTCCGCGACACCCCGCCCCACCGCGAGCACCCCGCCGTCGAGCGGGCCGGGTGGCATCGCCGCGCTCGGCGACTCGATCAGCACCGGCTTCGCCTCCTGCCTGGTGCTCACCTCCTGCGAGCGCAACTCCTGGTCGACCGGGGACGGCCTGCGCGTGCAGAGCCACTACCGGCGACTGCTCGACCAGAATTCGGCGATCCGCGACCGGACGTACAACCACGCCCGTCCCGGCGCCCGCGCGGACGCCCTCGAAGGCCAGGCCCAGGCAGCGGTACGCGACCGCGCCGACTACGTCACCGTGCTGATCGGCGCCAACGACGTGTGCCGAGGCGGGGTGGACGCGATGACGCCGGTCGCCCAGTTCCGGGCGGACGTCGACCGGGGCCTGCGGGTGCTGCGGACCGGCCGGCCGAAGGCCCGGGTGCTGGTGGTGAGCATCCCCGACCTCTACCGGCTCTGGGAGATCGGGCACGACGACCCCCGGGCGGCACGCGCGTGGCGGCGAGGCATCTGCCCGGCCCTGCTGGCCGAGGCGACCTCGACGGCACCCGTCGACCGGGCGCGCCGGGCCGCCGTCCGGGATCGGATCGACGCGTACAACGCCCAGTTGGTGGCGGCCTGCCGGGCGTACGGCTCACGCTGCCGCCATGACGGCGGCGCGGCGCACAAGATCCGGTTCACCCTGGATCTGCTCAACCC